From the genome of Bactrocera oleae isolate idBacOlea1 chromosome 2, idBacOlea1, whole genome shotgun sequence, one region includes:
- the IKKbeta gene encoding inhibitor of nuclear factor kappa-B kinase subunit beta, translating to MNNTMGSFGQWQFKRQLGRGGFGNVHYWRNGETGEEIATKIVKENHNLSKDEIAKLQQRWRQESEWMNQLQTIYIVRGLNEIIDKPFLEYLTQQNAWLQLQPIVMEYCNGGDLRAQLLLVENTNGLIEYEVREVLLALRHAIEFLHTKCRIEHRDLKPDNIVIHHIGNRRLYKLTDFGFARSTSENTMLKSIVGTRNYVAPEVLDTAEYKNTVDYWSMGVIAFELICGNLPFIPHQQLFNIVTNIRKKKEKCIAITEDFYENRYEFNDHMPFENRMSTVFLKSIEAWLSTALDQNYSTRGTRLSPVTMKRVLTFYSELDSILSQKVLTVFYLPTLTFYAYIVTPEMTLRNFRDIIKRDIGIENFICIFPTGHPRSELSHTYKPLDFFVEEWQDTRDANNPPVMLYIAGMETAYTIPTAHIPLYIKKYFNAKIELPESVLKIIEQSTHFLLSNEQLQLEAFVCGLKEQALTIEHQIFHYNTDIKGNKLEHYFHALTEMHGRVEQFAIGIEAAKKTCNMQGERCANFFNDWFAKANKFKAVMADLEALKTKVNRYYKSGLRRAKEMAVNPIFDELKNKDVYKLKEFRQHLGIISKERLEACKTAVYECLSQREKTIMCEHLKFAYSTINSVQKEFALLQSIVHNSLNQLNEMRNTLSQSTVEFHKTMVDLYINGSAHNNYLSQDGDSATFVNGTAGLTGSIDEFFQFPVQSLIEEATVRMMQMDIDDDVNKNNDLPATISD from the exons CAACGAAAATCGTAAAAGAGAATCATAACCTCAGCAAAGATGAAATAGCCAAACTACAACAACGGTGGCGACAAGAGAGCGAATGGATGAACCAACTGCAGACGATTTACATAGTGCGTGGTCTAAACGAAATAATTGACAAGCCATTTTTAGAATATCTAACACAGCAAAACGCCTGGCTACAGCTACAGCCCATCGTCATGGAGTATTGCAATGGTGGGGATTTGCGTGCACAGCTATTGCTAGTGGAAAACACAAACGGTTTAATAGAATACGAGGTACGCGAAGTTTTACTGGCACTAcgtcatgcaattgaatttttacaCACGAAATGTCGTATCGAACACAGAGACTTGAAACCGGACAATATAGTCATACATCACATTGGCAATCGACGGTTGTACAAG CTCACTGATTTCGGCTTTGCACGTAGTACTAGTGAGAACACGATGCTAAAAAGCATCGTCGGTACAAGAAATTACGTTGCGCCAGAGGTTCTAGATACGGCTGAATATAAAAATACCGTTGACTACTGGTCGATGGGAGTAATTGCATTCGAATTGATCTGTGGCAATCTGCCTTTCATTCCTCATCAACAGCTATTTAATATAGTAACAAATATACgaaagaaaaaggaaaaatgtATTGCCATCACGGAGGATTTCTATGAAAATAGATATGAATTCAATGATCATATGCCATTTGAAAATCGCATGAGTACTGTATTCTTAAAATCCATCGAAGCATGGTTAAGCACAGCATTAGATCAAAACTACAGTACGCGCGGCACACGTCTGTCACCAGTGACTATGAAACGCGTATTAACATTTTATAGTGAGCTGGACTCGATTTTATCACAGAAAGTGTTGACGGTATTTTATTTGCCAACCTTAACATTTTACGCATACATAGTCACACCGGAGATGACCTTGCGCAATTTTAGAGATATTATTAAGCGAGATATTGGCATAGAGAACTTCATTTGCATTTTTCCAACCGGTCATCCACGATCTGAGCTTTCACATACTTACAAGCCACTAGATTTTTTTGTGGAAGAATGGCAAGATACACGCGATGCCAATAATCCGCCAGTGATGCTGTATATTGCGGGTATGGAAACGGCATACACTATACCTACAGCACATATtcctttatatataaaaaaatattttaatgctaaAATTGAATTGCCTGAAAGCGTTTTGAAGATTATCGAACAAAGCACACACTTTTTGCTCAGCAACGAACAACTTCAACTCGAGGCGTTTGTCTGTGGCTTAAAAGAACAAGCACTCACCATTGAACACCAAATATTCCACTATAATACTGACATTAAAGGCAACAAGTTAGAACACTACTTTCATGCGCTCACAGAAATGCATGGTCGTGTAGAACAGTTTGCCATTGGCATTGAAGCGGCGAAGAAAACGTGTAACATGCAG ggTGAAAGATGTGCAAATTTCTTTAACGATTGGTTTGCTAAGGCGAATAAATTCAAAGCAGTTATGGCCGATTTAGAGGCACTGAAAACCAAAGTGAACAGATATTACAAGTCCGGATTGAGGCGCGCTAAAGAAATGGCGGTcaatccaattttcgatgagcTAAAAAATAAAGATGTATACAAACT TAAAGAATTTAGGCAACACCTAGGTATTATATCGAAAGAACGTTTGGAAGCCTGTAAAACTGCTGTGTACGAGTGTCTAAGCCAGAGGGAGAAAACAATTATGTGCgaacatttaaaatttgcatattccACCATAAATTCGGTGCAAAAGGAATTTGCCTTATTGCAGAGTATCGTCCACAACAGTTTAAACCAGTTAAATGAAATGCGAAACACTTTATCGCAAAGTACTGTAGAATTTCATAAAACGATGGTTGATTTGTATATAAACGGCAGTGCACACAATAACTATCTGTCACAAGATGGAGATTCGGCAACATTTGTGAATGGCACTGCTGGCTTAACGGGCAGCATTGACGAATTTTTCCAGTTCCCAGTGCAATCATTAATCGAAGAAGCTACGGTGCGAATGATGCA AATGGATATAGACGATGATGTTAACAAGAATAATGATCTCCCAGCTACCATATCTGATTAG
- the Jhbp5 gene encoding protein takeout, translating to MKLCNLLILLTTYSGVVLAGPNVKKERIQLPAFVKICRRSDPNLDMCARNSLLAMRELLNYGIPELFIPPITPLVVPEIRMDQDSGAIYLHSTFKNITVNGLANFTLNELHINPQKMRLTLMLSVPNVTMNAKYKMKGKIMMMPLLGEGDFKANFSNVELNTVISAERYTKNKRLYAKVKDVKVKYKLGKADLYLSNLFNGDQALGERMNTFLNENWDSLLNELRPLMETSISDIVRASTEKLFDTYSFEELLPE from the exons ATGAAACTTTGTAATCTTTTAATATTGCTAACCACTTATAGTGGCGTTGTATTGGCAGGACCTAACGTGAAAAAGGAACGCATACAATTAC CGGCTTTTGTGAAAATATGtcgacgcagtgatccaaatttagACATGTGTGCACGTAATTCCTTGCTCGCTATGCGGGAGCTGCTAAATTATGGCATTCCGGAGTTATTTATACCGCCTATCACGCCATTGGTTGTGCCTGAAATTAGAATGGATCAAGATTCGGGCGCCATTTATCTGCATTccactttcaaaaatattaccgTTAACGGTTTGGCCAACTTCACGCTCAACGAGCTACATATAAATCCACAGAAAATGCGCTTGACTCTGATGCTGAGTGTGCCGAATGTAACAATGAATGCAAAGTATAAAATGAAGGGCAAAATTATGATGATGCCACTGTTGGGGGAGGGTGATTTCAAGGCGAATTTCT CCAATGTAGAGTTGAATACGGTGATTAGCGCCGAGCGTTACACTAAAAATAAGCGTCTTTATGCTAAGGTCAAGGATGTCAAAGTGAAGTATAAACTTGGTAAAGCAGATTTGTATTTGAGCAATCTTTTCAATGGCGATCAAGCGCTGGGTGAGCGTATGAATacatttttgaatgaaaattggGATTCGCTCTTGAATGAGCTGCGTCCTTTAATGGAGACTTCAATATCGGATATAGTGCGCGCTTCGACGGAAAAGCTATTCGATACTTATAGCTTTGAGGAGTTACTGCCCGAGTAA
- the Jhbp4 gene encoding circadian clock-controlled protein daywake — protein MPQQSVNWKIQYSLSIFSAFCLAQTAATYTREIINNAPQLQERPNWLHTCKRANPNEDKCFRRLFEGCFPAFAAGIPEIGIKSFEPLHIDQVSVSKGSGNLVLSGGFQNLIVRGPSNATVRRANLDLDKKLLNFELDIPLLRIRAKYNLKGNILLLPLVGSGDVRMALKDVKTAVYTKIHLSNEPQEVIRIDEMKVTFHVGAMRIHLSDLFNGNEILAASINNFLNQNAKEVIAELRPDLELGLADIFHGLWNNVFSKMPLKLWLL, from the exons ATGCCACAGCAAAGCGTTAATTGGAAAATTCAATACAGTTTAAGCATCTTCAGCGCTTTCTGTCTAGCGCAGACAGCTGCCACTTACACACgcgaaattataaataatgcgCCGCAGTTGCAAGAAAGAC CAAATTGGCTACACACCTGTAAACGCGCAAATCCCAACGAAGACAAATGCTTTCGACGACTATTTGAGGGTTGTTTTCCCGCTTTTGCGGCTGGCATACCGGAAATCGGTATAAAGAGTTTTGAACCACTGCACATAGACCAGGTATCGGTATCAAAGGGTAGCGGCAACTTAGTTCTTTCGGGTGGCTTTCAAAATCTTATCGTTCGTGGGCCCTCAAATGCAACCGTACGGCGCGCGAA TCTGGACCTTGACAAGAAACTATTAAATTTTGAGCTCGACATACCGTTACTGCGCATACGCGCCAAATACAACTTGAAGGGTAATATATTACTTTTACCGCTGGTTGGTAGCGGCGATGTGCGTATGGCTTTGAAAGATGTTAAAACCGCTGTTTACACTAAAATACATTTAAGCAATGAACCGCAg GAAGTCATTCGAATTGATGAGATGAAGGTTACGTTTCATGTGGGCGCGATGCGTATACATCTAAGTGACCTGTTTAACGGCAATGAGATATTAGCCGCTTCCATTAACAATTTCCTCAACCAAAATGCAAAAGAGGTTATTGCTGAACTGCGCCCTGATTTAGAGTTGGGTTTGGCCGATATTTTCCATGGTTTATGGAATAATGTGTTCTCGAAGATGCCACTAAAATTATGGTTGCTGTGA